One region of Desulfovibrio sp. JC010 genomic DNA includes:
- the cbiD gene encoding cobalt-precorrin-5B (C(1))-methyltransferase CbiD produces the protein MSKELREGYTTGSAATAAAMGAIRVLLGSGPPEQIEIPLPVKGTLEIPVAWIRKEKAGARAAVIKDGGDDPDATHGHEIHAVVEIHPADSLRVELNGGTGVGRATLPGLPVPVGEAAINPVPRRQIIAGVLKEISNTAPDLCGLVKITIEVPRGEEIAKETMNARLGILGGISILGTQGIVRPYSHASWKASIAQSLNVARAAGLDEITFTTGRRSERFYLEQFPRTPQIGMIQAADFFKFSMQQARLKKMHKIRWSIFIGKLVKHAMGFPYTHAKDWAIDFDLLADWCAELGMPEKLVEKNRAAITARHIYEMVPVESREAFISMLVRKACENGRAFSGNSEVAVEYVLFDFDGNMIYKSEDQK, from the coding sequence ATGAGTAAAGAGCTGCGCGAAGGATACACCACCGGGTCTGCGGCCACAGCCGCAGCCATGGGAGCCATCAGGGTACTGCTCGGCTCCGGCCCGCCGGAACAGATTGAAATCCCCCTTCCGGTCAAGGGAACTCTGGAAATTCCCGTTGCATGGATCAGGAAGGAGAAAGCTGGAGCACGCGCAGCAGTCATCAAAGACGGCGGAGACGATCCGGACGCCACCCACGGCCATGAAATCCATGCAGTGGTGGAAATCCATCCGGCTGACTCCCTGCGGGTGGAACTTAACGGCGGAACAGGTGTCGGCAGGGCAACCCTGCCCGGACTGCCCGTACCGGTTGGAGAAGCAGCCATCAATCCTGTGCCCCGCAGGCAGATCATTGCCGGTGTGCTCAAGGAAATCAGCAACACCGCACCGGATTTGTGCGGACTGGTCAAAATCACCATTGAAGTGCCGCGGGGCGAGGAAATCGCCAAAGAAACCATGAATGCACGGCTTGGCATTCTGGGCGGGATCTCCATACTGGGCACTCAGGGAATAGTGCGCCCATACAGTCATGCTTCATGGAAGGCTTCCATCGCCCAATCATTGAATGTGGCCCGTGCAGCCGGACTGGATGAAATAACCTTCACCACCGGACGGCGCAGCGAAAGATTTTATCTGGAGCAATTCCCCCGGACACCGCAGATCGGCATGATTCAGGCAGCGGATTTCTTCAAATTTTCCATGCAGCAGGCCCGGCTGAAAAAGATGCATAAAATACGCTGGTCCATTTTCATCGGCAAGCTGGTCAAACACGCCATGGGCTTTCCCTACACCCACGCCAAAGACTGGGCCATTGATTTTGACCTACTGGCTGACTGGTGTGCTGAACTTGGTATGCCCGAAAAATTGGTCGAAAAAAACCGGGCCGCGATAACGGCCCGGCATATATATGAAATGGTCCCCGTAGAATCGCGCGAAGCTTTCATCAGCATGCTGGTCCGTAAAGCATGCGAGAATGGCCGCGCATTCAGCGGGAACTCGGAGGTAGCAGTAGAATACGTCCTCTTTGATTTTGACGGCAATATGATCTACAAATCTGAAGATCAGAAATAG
- the dinB gene encoding DNA polymerase IV, whose amino-acid sequence MQKYIMHIDMDAFFASVEQLDNPKLRGKPVGVGSLHERSVLSAASYEARKFGVRSAMPVRQALKLCPQLQVVSGSRHRYKEISHKVMEVLSNYSPVVEKASIDEAYIDITGTEKLFGTPLQIAQSIKADIRKATGLTASVGIGPVKFLAKIASDLNKPDGISIITADQVQDFLKTLPVEKIPGVGKKALPRLRSFGITYAADLRRYPPEFWKERFGERGLVLYDKGAGIDPTPVTEGAPMKSSSAENTFGEDVSDIHTLKTLLLKQSERIAADVRRHGVKGRTVTLKIKFPDFRQITRSRTLDSRTSHAGTIYNTACELLNAELPIGPIRLIGVGISNFEERTRQLSLLDDPDKPKENKKLEQLDKAVDQVRLKFGKDMLTRGRLLEDE is encoded by the coding sequence ATGCAGAAGTACATCATGCATATAGACATGGACGCCTTTTTTGCGTCCGTGGAACAGCTGGACAATCCCAAGCTGCGCGGCAAACCCGTGGGCGTCGGCTCCCTGCACGAACGCTCCGTCTTAAGTGCGGCCTCATACGAAGCCCGCAAGTTCGGGGTCCGCTCGGCCATGCCCGTACGCCAGGCCCTGAAACTCTGCCCGCAGCTGCAGGTGGTTTCCGGCAGCAGGCACAGATACAAAGAGATTTCGCATAAAGTAATGGAGGTGCTCTCCAACTACTCTCCGGTGGTGGAAAAAGCCTCCATTGACGAAGCCTACATCGACATCACCGGGACGGAAAAACTCTTCGGCACTCCGTTGCAAATTGCTCAATCCATCAAAGCTGATATTCGCAAAGCCACCGGACTGACCGCATCCGTAGGCATCGGGCCGGTTAAATTTCTGGCCAAAATCGCTTCCGACCTCAATAAACCGGACGGCATATCCATCATCACAGCTGATCAGGTGCAGGATTTCCTGAAAACCCTGCCGGTGGAAAAAATCCCCGGCGTGGGCAAAAAAGCACTGCCCCGACTGCGCTCTTTCGGCATCACCTATGCCGCCGACCTGCGCCGCTATCCCCCGGAATTCTGGAAAGAGCGGTTCGGGGAGCGGGGACTGGTCCTCTATGACAAAGGCGCGGGCATCGACCCTACCCCGGTAACTGAGGGCGCGCCCATGAAATCCTCCAGCGCGGAAAACACCTTCGGCGAAGATGTTTCCGACATCCACACCCTGAAAACCCTGCTCCTCAAACAATCCGAACGAATTGCAGCGGACGTGAGAAGGCACGGTGTCAAAGGCCGGACCGTGACCCTGAAAATCAAATTTCCCGACTTCCGCCAGATCACCCGCAGCCGGACCCTTGATTCCCGGACCTCCCATGCCGGGACAATCTACAATACAGCATGCGAACTGCTGAATGCGGAACTACCCATCGGCCCCATCCGGCTGATCGGCGTCGGTATCTCCAATTTCGAAGAACGCACCAGACAGCTATCCCTGCTGGATGACCCGGATAAGCCGAAAGAAAACAAGAAACTGGAACAACTGGACAAGGCTGTGGATCAGGTCCGCCTTAAATTCGGCAAGGACATGCTCACCCGGGGGAGGCTGCTTGAAGATGAGTAA